The following coding sequences are from one Ovis canadensis isolate MfBH-ARS-UI-01 breed Bighorn chromosome 25, ARS-UI_OviCan_v2, whole genome shotgun sequence window:
- the PHYHIPL gene encoding phytanoyl-CoA hydroxylase-interacting protein-like: MEVPRLDHALNSPTSPCEEVIKNLSLEAIQLCDRDGNKSQDSGIAEMEELPVPHNIRISNITCDSFKISWEMDSKSKDRITHYFIDLNKKENKNSNKFKHKDVPTKLVAKAVPLPMTVRGHWFLSPRTEYTVAVQTASKQVDGDYVVSEWSEIIEFCTADYSKVHLTQLLEKAEVIAGRMLKFSVFYRNQHKEYFDYIREHHGNAMQPSVKDNSGSHGSPISGKLEGIFFSCSTEFNTGKPPQDSPYGRYRFEIAAEKLFNPNTNLYFGDFYCMYTAYHYVILVIAPVGSPGDEFCKQRLPQLNSQDNKFLTCREEDGMLVYHHAQDVILEVIYTDPVDLSLGTVAEITGHQLMSLSTANAKKDPSCKTCNISVGR, encoded by the exons GGAACAAATCACAAGACAGTGGCATCGCAGAGATGGAAGAACTTCCTGTGCCACATAACATCAGAATAAGCAACATCACCTGCGACTCATTCAAGATTTCCTGGGAAATGGACTCAAAGTCAAAGGACCGCATCACACACTATTTCATTGACCTCAATAAGAAAGAGAACAAGAACTCCAATAAATTTAAACACAAG gATGTTCCAACAAAACTGGTGGCAAAAGCTGTTCCCTTGCCGATGACTGTCCGTGGACACTGGTTTTTGAGCCCAAGAACTGAGTACACAGTAGCAGTGCAGACTGCCTCAAAACAAGTTGATGGTGATTATGTTGTGTCTGAATGGAGTGAAATTATAGAATTCTGCACAGCAG aCTATTCAAAAGTTCATCTAACACAACTGTTGGAGAAGGCCGAAGTGATTGCAGGACGGATgctcaaattttctgttttttatcgTAACCAGCACAAAGAATATTTTGACTACATTCG agaacatcatgggaATGCTATGCAGCCCTCCGTCAAGGATAACAGTGGCAGCCATGGCTCTCCTATCAGTGGAAAATTAGAAGGCATCTTCTTTAGCTGCAGCACTGAATTCAATACTGGGAAGCCACCCCAGGATTCACCTTATGGAAGATACAGGTTTGAGATTGCAGCAGAAAAACTTTTTAACCCCAATACTAACTTATACTTTGGGGACTTCTACTGTATGTACACTGCTTATCATTATGTGATTCTGGTCATTGCTCCTGTGGGATCACCAGGAGATGAATTTTGTAAGCAGCGCCTTCCTCAACTAAATTCCCAGGATAATAAATTTCTGACGTGCAGAGAAGAAGATGGGATGCTGGTTTACCACCATGCCCAGGATGTCATTTTAGAAGTCATTTACACTGACCCCGTGGATCTTTCTCTAGGCACCGTGGCAGAAATCACTGGTCATCAGCTCATGAGCTTATCTACTGCAAATGCAAAGAAAGATCCCAGCTGCAAAACCTGTAATATTAGTGTTGGACGTTAA